The following coding sequences lie in one Sinorhizobium fredii USDA 257 genomic window:
- a CDS encoding TerC family protein, with product MQEILTLAQSPEAWIALITLIVMEVVLGIDNLIFISILTNKLPAENRVSARRIGIGLALVMRLGLLGTIAWIVQLTQPVFEAFGHGFSWKDMILIAGGLFLVWKATKEIHHNVDPSDHDEDFIASSAINSFTAAIGQILLLDLVFSVDSIITAVGMTPHLPIMVIAVVVAVTVMLVAANPLANFIERNPTIVMLALAFLLMIGTTLIAEGMGFHVPKGYIYAAMAFSALVEGLNMVARNARLRKQQATKLH from the coding sequence ATGCAGGAAATCCTCACGCTCGCTCAAAGCCCGGAGGCGTGGATCGCTCTCATTACGCTCATTGTGATGGAAGTCGTCCTCGGCATCGACAACCTCATCTTCATTTCGATCCTGACCAATAAATTGCCGGCCGAGAACCGGGTCAGCGCCCGGCGCATCGGCATCGGGCTCGCGCTGGTCATGCGACTGGGGCTGCTCGGCACGATCGCCTGGATCGTGCAGCTGACCCAGCCGGTGTTCGAGGCCTTTGGCCATGGCTTCTCCTGGAAGGACATGATCCTGATCGCCGGCGGCCTTTTCCTCGTCTGGAAGGCGACGAAGGAGATCCACCACAATGTCGACCCGAGCGACCATGACGAGGATTTCATCGCGAGCTCGGCGATCAACAGCTTCACGGCGGCGATCGGACAGATCCTGCTGCTCGACCTCGTCTTCTCCGTCGACAGCATCATCACCGCCGTCGGCATGACCCCACATCTGCCGATCATGGTTATCGCCGTCGTGGTCGCCGTTACGGTGATGCTGGTTGCCGCCAACCCGCTTGCTAATTTCATCGAGAGGAACCCGACGATCGTCATGCTGGCGCTCGCCTTCCTCCTGATGATCGGCACGACGCTGATTGCCGAGGGCATGGGTTTCCACGTACCGAAAGGCTACATCTATGCCGCCATGGCGTTTTCGGCGCTGGTGGAAGGGCTCAACATGGTCGCCCGCAATGCGCGCCTGAGAAAGCAGCAGGCCACCAAGCTGCATTAG
- a CDS encoding VOC family protein produces the protein MAQPVDGKFHPLLSALPDRTAARLDERVLRPTFKTMAATDPLFRGINVVSISVTDLDRAREFYGEVLGLGSPLYDLPEAGWIEFSAGGADGNVSVISAESGWTPSTGTTLVLNVEDCHAAVEELRRRGVQCEDAQVFPGFVTFASFYDPFGNRLQMCSPA, from the coding sequence TTGGCGCAGCCTGTCGACGGCAAATTCCACCCGCTGCTCTCGGCGCTTCCCGACAGAACCGCAGCGCGGCTCGACGAACGGGTTTTGCGTCCTACATTCAAGACCATGGCAGCGACCGACCCTCTCTTTCGTGGCATCAATGTGGTCTCGATCTCGGTGACCGACCTTGATCGTGCCCGCGAGTTCTATGGCGAGGTGCTCGGCTTGGGATCGCCGCTCTACGACCTGCCGGAAGCCGGCTGGATCGAATTCTCCGCCGGCGGAGCGGATGGCAACGTTTCGGTGATATCGGCCGAGAGCGGCTGGACACCCTCCACCGGGACAACCCTTGTCTTGAATGTCGAAGATTGCCATGCGGCGGTAGAGGAACTGCGTCGCCGCGGCGTTCAGTGCGAGGATGCACAGGTGTTTCCCGGTTTCGTCACCTTTGCGAGCTTCTACGATCCGTTCGGCAACCGCCTGCAGATGTGCAGTCCTGCTTAG
- a CDS encoding cisplatin damage response ATP-dependent DNA ligase, translating to MKAFAELLGRLVLTPQRNAKIRLLADYFRSTPDPSRGYALAAIAGTLSLNTVKPALIRDLLLERMDEVLFHYSYDYVGDLAETVSLAWEPPVGVAPADISLGEVVERLQRAGRSEVRSLVRDMLDRLDTAGRFAFLKLVTGGLRIGVSARLAKQALADMGGKDIGEIETLWHGLSPPYLPLFLWLSGEAEMPVLTTPAVFHSVMLATPIGDGDLEGLDPADFAAEWKWDGIRVQLANIGGVRRLYSRSGDEISGAFPEIIEAADVAGVIDGELLVGGTMRTNRATATFGDLQQRLNRKTVNRKLLEDYPAFIRGYDILFSGERDMRPEPFHARRDALAALIDAASPQHFDLSPLVPFSTWEELDRLRSEPPDPVIEGIMLKRLDSPYLAGRMKGPWFKWKRAPFNIDAVLMYAQRGHGKRSSYYSDFTFGVWTEAEGGTALVPVGKAYFGFTDAELEVLDRFVRDNTVERFGPVRAVRAEPDAGFVVEVAFEGLNRSTRHKSGVAMRFPRIARLRPDKLPRDADRLETLQAMMGMKG from the coding sequence ATGAAAGCCTTTGCCGAACTGCTCGGCCGCCTCGTTCTGACACCCCAGCGGAACGCCAAGATCCGGCTGCTGGCCGACTATTTCCGCAGCACCCCCGATCCGAGCCGCGGCTATGCGCTGGCGGCGATCGCCGGGACGCTTTCGCTCAACACCGTCAAACCGGCATTGATCCGGGACCTGCTGCTCGAGCGCATGGACGAGGTGCTGTTCCACTATTCCTACGATTATGTCGGCGATCTCGCCGAGACGGTTTCGCTGGCCTGGGAGCCGCCGGTGGGTGTCGCTCCGGCTGACATTTCGCTCGGGGAGGTTGTCGAGCGGCTGCAGAGGGCGGGGCGTTCCGAAGTGCGCTCACTCGTCCGCGACATGCTCGACCGGCTCGACACCGCCGGCCGGTTCGCCTTTCTGAAGCTCGTCACCGGCGGCTTGCGGATCGGCGTCTCGGCGCGGCTCGCCAAGCAGGCCCTCGCCGACATGGGCGGCAAGGACATCGGCGAGATCGAAACGCTTTGGCATGGGCTTTCGCCGCCCTATCTGCCGCTCTTTCTGTGGCTCTCCGGCGAAGCGGAGATGCCCGTTCTCACCACGCCGGCCGTTTTTCATTCGGTGATGCTGGCGACCCCGATCGGCGATGGCGATCTTGAAGGACTGGATCCGGCCGATTTCGCCGCCGAATGGAAATGGGACGGCATCCGCGTCCAGCTCGCCAATATTGGCGGCGTGCGGCGCCTCTATTCCCGCAGCGGCGACGAGATTTCCGGCGCCTTTCCGGAAATCATCGAGGCTGCCGATGTCGCCGGCGTCATTGACGGCGAGTTGCTAGTCGGCGGAACGATGCGCACCAACCGCGCGACAGCGACATTTGGAGACCTGCAGCAGCGGCTCAATCGAAAGACCGTCAACCGCAAGCTGCTGGAGGACTATCCGGCCTTCATTCGCGGCTACGACATCCTCTTTTCCGGCGAGCGGGACATGCGGCCCGAACCTTTCCACGCCCGCCGCGACGCCTTGGCCGCCCTCATCGACGCCGCGTCGCCACAGCATTTCGACCTGTCGCCGCTCGTTCCGTTCTCGACCTGGGAGGAACTGGACCGCCTGCGCTCGGAGCCACCGGATCCGGTCATCGAAGGCATCATGCTGAAGCGGCTCGATTCGCCCTATCTGGCCGGGCGGATGAAAGGTCCGTGGTTCAAGTGGAAGCGCGCGCCGTTCAACATCGACGCGGTGCTGATGTATGCGCAGCGCGGTCATGGCAAGCGCTCGAGCTACTATTCGGATTTCACCTTCGGCGTCTGGACGGAGGCAGAAGGCGGCACGGCCCTGGTTCCCGTCGGCAAGGCCTATTTCGGCTTTACCGACGCCGAGCTCGAGGTGCTCGACCGGTTCGTGCGCGACAACACGGTCGAGCGCTTCGGGCCTGTGCGTGCGGTCCGCGCCGAACCGGACGCCGGCTTCGTCGTCGAGGTGGCTTTCGAAGGCCTGAACCGCTCGACCCGCCACAAATCCGGCGTCGCCATGCGCTTTCCGCGTATCGCCCGGCTGAGACCGGACAAGCTCCCGCGGGACGCCGACAGGCTGGAGACCCTGCAGGCGATGATGGGGATGAAAGGTTAG
- the lysS gene encoding lysine--tRNA ligase, which yields MNEKTVTAGLSSDATEVRAQKLDLLREQIGEVYPAHFHRTLTNAELAEKYAGLEPDTESGDTVTVAGRVFSSRNSGMFMDIHDASGKIQIFSHKDTAPEEARVLLPMIDLGDIIGVTGEVRRTKRGELTVNAKEITMLCKSLLPMPEKYHGLADIETRYRKRYLDIMVNEDSKLRFQQRSRIVSSLRRVLEDEGFMEVETPMLQPIYGGATAEPFKTHHNTLKLDMYLRIAPELYLKRVLVSGLTDKVFEINRNFRNEGVSTRHNPEFTMMECYWAYADYEDMMGLVERMFETLALAVHGKTEFEFGDKQLSFKGPFPRVSMPAAVKDAIGVDFLAINTDEEAREAARNAGLEVEKDATWGEVLAFIFEEKVEATLIQPAHVIHFPKDISPFAKEVPGEPRLVERFETYCNGWEIGNAFSELNDPVEQRARMVEQMEQAHARGEKEKTLDEDFLDAMDQGMPPAGGLGIGVDRLIMLLTNSPSIRDIILFPARRHKGD from the coding sequence ATGAACGAAAAGACAGTAACCGCCGGCCTTTCCTCCGACGCAACCGAAGTGCGCGCCCAGAAGCTTGACCTGCTGCGCGAGCAGATCGGCGAAGTCTACCCGGCGCATTTCCACCGCACGCTGACCAATGCGGAACTCGCCGAAAAATATGCCGGGCTGGAGCCCGATACGGAGAGCGGCGACACGGTGACGGTCGCAGGCCGGGTTTTCTCCTCGCGCAATTCCGGCATGTTCATGGATATCCATGACGCCTCCGGCAAGATCCAGATCTTTTCGCACAAGGACACGGCTCCGGAAGAGGCGCGTGTGCTTCTGCCGATGATCGACCTTGGCGACATCATCGGCGTCACCGGCGAGGTGCGCCGTACGAAGCGTGGCGAGCTGACGGTGAATGCCAAGGAAATCACCATGCTCTGCAAGTCGCTCCTGCCGATGCCGGAGAAGTATCACGGGCTTGCCGACATCGAGACGCGCTACCGCAAGCGCTATCTCGACATCATGGTCAACGAGGACTCAAAGCTCCGCTTCCAGCAGCGCAGCCGCATCGTTTCGAGTCTGCGCCGCGTCCTCGAGGACGAGGGCTTCATGGAAGTCGAAACGCCGATGCTACAGCCGATCTATGGCGGCGCGACGGCCGAGCCGTTCAAGACGCATCACAACACGCTGAAGCTCGACATGTATCTGCGCATTGCGCCCGAGCTTTATCTGAAGCGCGTGCTGGTTTCCGGCCTCACCGATAAGGTCTTCGAGATCAACCGCAACTTCCGCAACGAAGGCGTCTCCACCCGGCACAATCCGGAATTCACGATGATGGAGTGCTACTGGGCCTATGCGGACTACGAGGACATGATGGGCCTCGTCGAACGCATGTTCGAGACCCTGGCGCTGGCGGTCCACGGCAAGACCGAGTTCGAATTCGGCGACAAGCAGCTCTCCTTTAAGGGACCGTTCCCACGCGTGTCGATGCCGGCCGCCGTCAAGGATGCAATCGGCGTCGACTTCCTCGCAATCAACACCGACGAGGAGGCCCGCGAGGCGGCAAGGAACGCTGGCCTCGAGGTCGAGAAGGACGCCACCTGGGGCGAGGTCCTCGCTTTCATCTTCGAGGAGAAGGTCGAAGCGACGCTGATCCAGCCGGCCCATGTCATCCATTTCCCGAAGGACATTTCCCCCTTCGCCAAGGAGGTGCCGGGCGAGCCGCGGCTCGTAGAGCGCTTCGAGACCTATTGCAACGGCTGGGAGATCGGCAACGCCTTCTCCGAGCTCAACGACCCGGTCGAGCAGCGCGCCCGCATGGTCGAGCAGATGGAACAGGCCCATGCCCGCGGCGAAAAGGAAAAGACCCTCGACGAGGACTTCCTCGACGCCATGGACCAGGGCATGCCGCCGGCCGGCGGCCTCGGCATCGGCGTCGACCGGCTGATCATGCTGCTCACCAATTCGCCGTCGATCCGCGACATCATTCTCTTCCCGGCCCGTCGTCACAAGGGCGACTGA
- a CDS encoding nucleoside hydrolase, translating into MHKVIFDTDPGVDDAMALLFLHRHPEIDLIGITSVFGNASIETTTRNALFLKQAWGIAAPVAKGLGEMFNPDRPHVDWPTGIHGHDGLGNIDVPEVIDLPLDHRPAHRFIIETVRANPGEVTLVAVGRMTNLARALREDPEIAGLVKAVVIMGGAFDVPGNITPAAEANIHGDPEAADAVMTAPWPVTVIGLDVTSKTVMTRAMLADIAERGGKAARLLADISQFYIVFYEQHVDDGMVVHDSCACAYVVAPELFRTRSGAIRVLCGGIADGQTIQKPDGRLFPPNAWDNQPSQQACVGIDADAVLKLIGETLANGH; encoded by the coding sequence ATGCACAAGGTTATTTTCGATACGGATCCCGGCGTCGACGACGCCATGGCGCTTCTCTTCCTGCACCGGCACCCGGAGATCGACCTCATCGGCATCACCTCGGTGTTCGGCAACGCCTCCATCGAGACGACGACGCGCAACGCGCTCTTTCTGAAGCAAGCCTGGGGTATCGCCGCGCCGGTCGCCAAAGGCCTCGGCGAGATGTTCAATCCAGACCGGCCGCATGTCGACTGGCCGACCGGCATCCACGGCCATGACGGGCTCGGCAATATCGACGTGCCGGAGGTGATCGACCTGCCGCTCGATCATAGGCCTGCCCATCGGTTCATCATCGAAACGGTGCGCGCCAATCCAGGAGAAGTGACGCTCGTCGCCGTCGGCCGCATGACCAATCTGGCGCGCGCATTGCGCGAAGACCCGGAAATCGCCGGCCTAGTAAAGGCCGTGGTGATCATGGGTGGCGCCTTCGATGTGCCCGGCAACATCACGCCGGCGGCCGAGGCCAATATCCACGGCGACCCGGAGGCAGCGGACGCGGTGATGACTGCCCCATGGCCGGTGACGGTGATCGGCCTCGACGTCACCTCGAAAACGGTGATGACGCGCGCCATGCTCGCCGACATCGCCGAACGCGGCGGCAAGGCGGCGCGGCTGCTGGCCGACATTTCGCAATTCTACATCGTCTTCTACGAGCAGCATGTCGATGACGGCATGGTTGTTCACGACAGCTGCGCCTGCGCCTATGTCGTCGCGCCGGAATTGTTCCGGACCCGCAGCGGCGCGATCCGCGTGCTATGCGGCGGCATCGCCGACGGACAGACCATCCAGAAGCCGGACGGCCGGCTTTTCCCGCCGAATGCCTGGGACAATCAGCCGAGCCAACAGGCCTGCGTCGGCATTGATGCCGACGCGGTGTTAAAGCTCATCGGCGAAACGCTCGCGAACGGTCATTAG
- a CDS encoding TetR/AcrR family transcriptional regulator, whose translation MTSAKSAQQEKSLQHQEQHPSSGGRRAAGEDPVKREQILEGAKRVFMRSNFDAASMNDITREAGVSKGTLYVYFENKEDLFEALIARERNRIVSSIKQSLNDIEPIEEALHDFAVTLVTSITSDYTIRAMRTVLGVIDRMPRLAQRFFTATPENGYTVLKAYLEQQVTAGTLLIDDTELAAKQFIELSMAGLFKGRLFGMCDALSAGQIERNVASAIRVFMAAYGPRDAR comes from the coding sequence ATGACGTCAGCGAAAAGCGCACAGCAGGAAAAGTCCCTGCAGCACCAGGAACAGCACCCTTCGAGCGGCGGCCGACGCGCGGCCGGCGAGGACCCGGTCAAACGCGAGCAGATTCTCGAAGGTGCCAAGCGCGTTTTCATGCGCAGCAATTTCGACGCCGCCAGCATGAACGACATCACCCGCGAGGCGGGCGTTTCGAAGGGCACGCTTTACGTCTATTTCGAGAACAAGGAAGATCTTTTCGAGGCGCTCATCGCCCGGGAGCGCAACCGTATCGTCAGCAGCATCAAGCAGTCGCTGAACGACATCGAGCCGATCGAGGAAGCCCTTCACGATTTCGCCGTGACGCTGGTGACCAGCATAACCTCCGACTACACGATTCGCGCAATGAGGACCGTGCTCGGCGTGATCGACCGCATGCCGCGGCTCGCGCAACGCTTCTTCACCGCCACGCCGGAAAACGGCTACACGGTGCTGAAGGCCTATCTCGAGCAGCAGGTGACGGCAGGCACCCTGTTGATCGACGATACGGAACTGGCCGCCAAGCAGTTCATCGAGCTTTCCATGGCCGGCCTTTTCAAGGGCCGCCTGTTCGGAATGTGCGACGCTCTGTCCGCCGGCCAGATTGAGAGGAACGTCGCATCCGCCATCCGCGTCTTCATGGCTGCCTACGGTCCGCGAGACGCGCGATGA
- a CDS encoding ligase-associated DNA damage response exonuclease, with protein sequence MKPETLLYPAPKGLYCEKGDFYIDPVQPVERALITHGHSDHARAGHGRVLATRETLDIMRIRYGDGFCGESEVAHLGETIAINGVRACFHPAGHVLGSAQISVEAGGKRIVVSGDYKRRSDPTCRPFEPVPCDVFITEATFGLPVFHHPDDRSETARLLASLKQFPERAHVVGAYALGKAQRVIALLRQQGYDEPIHIHGALAKLCEYYQGQGIDLGDIRPATVAGEKRPDFAGGIVIGPPSAFADRWARRFAEPVAAFASGWMLIRQRAKQRGVELPLVISDHCDWTELTGTIREIAPAEVWVTHGREEALVRWCELEGIPARPLHLVGYDDEGE encoded by the coding sequence ATGAAGCCGGAAACCTTGCTCTATCCCGCGCCGAAGGGCCTCTATTGCGAGAAGGGAGACTTCTATATCGACCCGGTTCAGCCGGTCGAAAGAGCACTCATCACGCATGGCCATTCCGACCATGCCCGTGCCGGACATGGCCGCGTGCTGGCGACACGCGAAACGCTGGACATCATGCGCATCCGCTATGGCGACGGCTTTTGCGGCGAAAGCGAGGTGGCGCACCTCGGCGAAACGATAGCAATCAATGGCGTGCGGGCCTGCTTCCATCCGGCCGGTCACGTGCTCGGCTCCGCGCAAATCTCGGTTGAGGCGGGCGGAAAGCGGATCGTCGTTTCCGGCGACTACAAGCGGCGCTCCGATCCCACCTGCCGCCCGTTCGAACCGGTGCCCTGCGATGTCTTCATTACCGAAGCGACATTCGGCCTTCCGGTCTTTCACCATCCCGACGACCGGTCGGAGACCGCCCGGCTTCTCGCATCGCTGAAGCAGTTTCCCGAACGCGCCCATGTCGTCGGCGCCTACGCGCTCGGCAAGGCGCAGCGGGTCATCGCGCTGCTTCGCCAGCAGGGCTACGACGAGCCGATCCATATCCATGGCGCGCTCGCGAAACTCTGCGAGTATTATCAGGGCCAGGGCATCGATCTCGGCGATATCCGCCCGGCCACCGTTGCCGGCGAAAAGAGGCCGGATTTCGCCGGCGGCATCGTGATCGGTCCGCCTTCGGCCTTCGCCGACCGCTGGGCGCGGCGCTTCGCCGAGCCTGTCGCCGCCTTCGCGTCCGGGTGGATGCTCATTCGCCAGCGCGCCAAGCAGCGCGGCGTCGAACTGCCGCTGGTCATCTCCGACCATTGCGACTGGACAGAACTGACCGGCACCATACGCGAAATCGCTCCGGCCGAAGTCTGGGTGACGCATGGCCGCGAGGAGGCCCTGGTGCGCTGGTGCGAATTGGAGGGCATCCCGGCGCGCCCGCTCCATCTCGTCGGTTACGACGACGAGGGGGAATGA
- the gltX gene encoding glutamate--tRNA ligase encodes MADSAVRVRIAPSPTGEPHVGTAYIALFNYLFAKKHGGEFILRIEDTDATRSTPEFEKKVLDALKWCGLEWSEGPDIGGPHGPYRQSDRKDMYRPYVEKIVENGHGFRCFCTPERLEQMREAQRAAGKPPKYDGLCLSLSAEEVTSRIAAGEPHVVRMKIPAEGSCKFHDGVYGDVEIPWEAVDMQVLLKADGMPTYHMANVVDDHLMKITHVARGEEWLASVPKHILIYQYLGLEPPKFMHLSLMRNADKSKLSKRKNPTSISYYTALGYLPEALMNFLGLFFIQIAEGEELLTIDELADKFDPENLSKAGAIFDIQKLDWLNARWIREKLSEDEFAARVFAWASENDRLKEGLKLSQSRISKLGELPDLAAFLFKSDLGLQPSAFAGVKASPEEMLEVLNTVQPDLEKILEWNKESIEAELRASAERMGKKLKAVVAPLFVAVSGSQRSLPLFDSMELLGRAVVRQRLKVAAQVVASMVGSGK; translated from the coding sequence ATGGCAGATTCTGCAGTCCGGGTACGCATCGCACCCTCTCCCACCGGCGAACCGCATGTCGGCACCGCCTATATCGCTCTGTTCAACTATCTTTTCGCGAAGAAGCACGGTGGCGAATTCATCCTCCGCATTGAGGACACCGACGCGACGCGCTCGACGCCCGAGTTCGAGAAAAAGGTGCTCGATGCACTGAAATGGTGCGGGCTGGAATGGTCGGAGGGCCCGGATATCGGCGGCCCCCATGGCCCCTATCGCCAGAGCGACCGCAAGGACATGTACAGGCCCTATGTCGAGAAGATCGTCGAGAACGGCCACGGATTCCGTTGCTTCTGCACGCCCGAACGGCTGGAGCAGATGCGCGAAGCGCAACGCGCCGCCGGCAAGCCACCGAAATATGACGGCCTGTGCCTGAGCCTCTCCGCGGAGGAAGTGACCTCACGCATCGCCGCCGGCGAGCCGCATGTCGTGCGCATGAAGATCCCGGCGGAAGGCTCCTGCAAGTTCCACGACGGCGTCTATGGCGATGTCGAGATCCCGTGGGAGGCCGTCGACATGCAGGTGCTCCTGAAGGCCGACGGCATGCCGACCTATCACATGGCGAACGTCGTCGACGACCACCTGATGAAGATCACCCATGTCGCGCGCGGCGAGGAGTGGCTCGCGTCGGTGCCGAAGCACATCCTGATCTATCAGTACCTCGGCCTCGAACCGCCGAAATTCATGCACCTGTCGCTGATGCGCAATGCCGACAAGTCGAAGCTGTCGAAGCGCAAGAATCCGACCTCGATCTCCTACTACACGGCGCTCGGCTACCTGCCGGAAGCACTGATGAACTTCCTCGGCCTGTTCTTCATCCAGATCGCCGAGGGCGAAGAACTGCTGACGATCGATGAGCTGGCGGACAAGTTCGACCCGGAAAACCTGTCGAAGGCCGGCGCGATCTTCGATATCCAGAAGCTCGACTGGCTGAACGCCCGCTGGATCCGCGAGAAGCTATCCGAGGACGAGTTCGCCGCCCGGGTCTTCGCCTGGGCGTCGGAGAACGATCGCCTCAAGGAAGGCCTGAAGCTGTCGCAATCGCGCATTTCGAAGCTCGGCGAACTGCCGGACCTCGCCGCCTTCCTCTTCAAATCGGATCTCGGCCTTCAGCCTAGCGCCTTCGCCGGCGTGAAAGCCTCGCCCGAGGAGATGCTTGAAGTCCTGAACACCGTCCAGCCGGATCTCGAAAAGATCCTCGAATGGAACAAGGAGTCGATCGAGGCGGAACTGCGCGCCAGTGCCGAGCGGATGGGCAAGAAGCTGAAAGCCGTCGTGGCTCCCCTCTTCGTCGCCGTATCCGGTTCGCAACGTTCGCTGCCGCTCTTCGATTCGATGGAGCTGCTCGGCCGCGCCGTGGTGCGCCAGCGTCTCAAGGTGGCGGCGCAGGTGGTCGCCTCCATGGTGGGCAGCGGAAAGTAA
- a CDS encoding NAD(P)/FAD-dependent oxidoreductase codes for MARIGIVGAGIIGCASAAHLIAEGHAVTVFEKDVDGLPASVGNAGILAVPEIDPIARPEMLLAAPKWLVDPLGPLTLRWQDLPALTPWLFHFLRAARPAQVERSRKALLGLMREALAAHQAMARLCGISGHTRPTGALTIFDSEAALDAAFRHEQATAGLLGFAVERLDPRAARSHVPALEGAFAGGVFSSGYQTFLDPLKLLRDLQTHVRQYGMLVEAGVEAVQPGAEAITVIADTGERHVFDKVVIAAGVWSRTLVRQLGLKVLLETERGYNTTFANPIVKLEMPIFFAEHGFVATPLANALRIGGAVELARPEAPPNYARAAAMRQKMRRYVPSLPETGGKEWMGRRPSTPDSLPVISLHPSDSRIALAFGHGHLGLTLSAITGAKVAALLSNRAGADLEPFNIGRFQ; via the coding sequence ATGGCGCGTATCGGAATAGTCGGAGCGGGAATCATTGGCTGCGCCTCGGCGGCCCATCTGATCGCCGAAGGCCACGCGGTTACCGTTTTCGAGAAGGACGTCGACGGCCTGCCCGCTTCCGTCGGCAATGCCGGCATCCTTGCGGTTCCGGAGATCGACCCCATCGCCCGCCCCGAGATGCTCTTAGCGGCGCCGAAGTGGCTCGTTGATCCGCTTGGGCCGCTGACGCTTCGTTGGCAGGACCTGCCTGCTCTCACCCCATGGCTCTTCCATTTTCTTCGCGCGGCTCGGCCGGCCCAGGTGGAGCGCTCCCGAAAGGCCCTGCTCGGCCTGATGCGCGAGGCTCTCGCCGCGCATCAGGCGATGGCGAGGCTCTGCGGCATTTCAGGCCATACGAGACCGACCGGGGCGCTGACGATCTTCGACAGCGAGGCCGCCCTCGACGCCGCGTTCCGGCACGAGCAGGCAACCGCCGGGCTTCTCGGCTTCGCCGTCGAACGGCTAGACCCCCGCGCCGCTCGCAGCCACGTTCCCGCCCTCGAGGGCGCCTTCGCCGGCGGCGTCTTCAGCAGCGGATACCAGACATTTCTCGATCCGCTGAAGCTGCTGCGCGACCTGCAGACCCATGTCCGCCAATACGGCATGCTCGTGGAAGCCGGCGTCGAGGCCGTGCAGCCGGGCGCCGAGGCGATCACGGTAATCGCCGACACTGGCGAACGGCACGTCTTCGACAAGGTGGTGATCGCCGCGGGCGTCTGGTCGCGCACGCTCGTCCGCCAGCTTGGCTTGAAGGTACTGCTGGAAACGGAGCGCGGTTACAACACCACCTTCGCCAACCCGATCGTCAAGCTGGAAATGCCGATCTTCTTCGCCGAGCACGGATTTGTGGCGACGCCGCTTGCCAATGCGCTGCGGATCGGCGGTGCGGTGGAACTGGCGCGGCCGGAGGCGCCGCCAAACTACGCGCGAGCCGCGGCGATGCGTCAGAAGATGCGCCGCTACGTGCCGAGCCTTCCAGAGACCGGCGGCAAGGAATGGATGGGCAGGCGCCCCTCGACGCCGGATTCGCTGCCGGTCATCAGCCTGCATCCGTCGGATTCGCGTATCGCCCTGGCCTTCGGCCACGGCCATCTCGGGCTGACGCTCTCCGCGATCACCGGTGCGAAGGTTGCCGCCCTCCTCTCGAACCGGGCTGGCGCCGACCTGGAACCCTTTAATATCGGGCGTTTCCAATAG
- a CDS encoding AraC family transcriptional regulator: MSAIGRAIWFIESHFAKTISLEQIAGAAGLSRYHLSRVFGLATGRSISAYIRGRRLSSAALLLANGHSTILEVALDAGYGSHEAFTRAFREQFGVTPESIRKQRHVRNIELMEPIRMDDTRNLKIEPPRFEAGPALLLAGLEETYTYNRTEGIPSLWQRFNNHFGHIPGQRGNVAYGVCTHADAEAGTFRYMAAVEVEDADALPNGFSTLKLPKQRYAVFLHRGHISAISTTAHEIFGSWFPQSGLEHGETPDLIERYDERFDPDSGMGVVEMWVPIKQ; this comes from the coding sequence ATGAGTGCCATCGGAAGGGCGATCTGGTTCATCGAGAGCCATTTCGCAAAGACTATATCGCTGGAGCAGATTGCCGGTGCCGCCGGCCTGTCGCGCTATCATCTGTCGCGCGTCTTCGGGCTCGCGACCGGCCGCTCGATCAGCGCCTATATCCGCGGGCGACGCCTGAGCTCAGCCGCACTTCTCCTTGCAAACGGACATTCGACCATTCTCGAGGTGGCCCTCGATGCGGGCTACGGTTCGCACGAGGCTTTCACCCGTGCCTTTCGCGAGCAGTTCGGCGTGACACCCGAATCGATCCGCAAACAGAGGCATGTCCGCAATATCGAATTGATGGAGCCCATCAGGATGGACGACACGCGCAATCTGAAAATCGAACCGCCGCGTTTCGAGGCGGGCCCTGCCCTGCTCCTCGCCGGCCTTGAAGAGACCTACACCTACAATCGCACCGAGGGCATCCCTTCGCTCTGGCAACGATTCAACAACCACTTCGGTCATATTCCGGGCCAGCGCGGCAACGTCGCCTATGGCGTCTGCACCCATGCGGACGCCGAAGCCGGCACCTTCCGCTACATGGCTGCCGTCGAGGTCGAGGATGCGGACGCGCTGCCGAACGGGTTTTCCACCTTGAAGCTGCCGAAGCAGCGCTATGCGGTGTTCCTGCATCGCGGTCACATCTCGGCGATCTCGACCACGGCGCACGAGATATTCGGATCGTGGTTTCCGCAATCCGGTCTCGAGCATGGCGAAACACCCGATCTCATCGAGCGCTACGACGAGCGGTTCGACCCGGATTCCGGCATGGGCGTCGTTGAGATGTGGGTTCCGATAAAACAGTAA